A window of the Pleomorphomonas sp. T1.2MG-36 genome harbors these coding sequences:
- a CDS encoding MJ0042-type zinc finger domain-containing protein, with product MRIVCPACETGYQIADGTLGVTGRKVRCARCGTVWHATPNDYPEAPIASVPSPRTDSDGPEPSEDEWRDAIAGSGPESAFDAETEPEAEDDGNDQSAIDDLFASGPDEDPPSDDTPPEETESGNDQSAVDDLFASPTNETAAPEEGETPPDVAEVSPTIEAPPAGFEERRRKPRGKTARRGASTIVMIDRHLSTPVASVLLIGFLVMFCVIGVVGREKIVATLPDLAGIYELIGLKVNLRGLDFQNVTARQEMDGSTPVLVVEGDIINLDSESKSLPAVRVSLKSSTGRDVYAWNYALPQLSIDQMGKVHFKTRLLAPPEASVTVEVRFTDQRQP from the coding sequence ATGAGAATTGTCTGCCCCGCCTGCGAGACGGGGTATCAGATCGCCGACGGTACGCTCGGCGTCACTGGCCGCAAAGTGCGCTGCGCCCGTTGCGGCACCGTCTGGCACGCCACGCCCAACGACTACCCGGAGGCGCCGATCGCCAGCGTTCCGTCGCCACGGACGGACAGCGACGGCCCGGAGCCGAGCGAGGACGAGTGGCGCGATGCCATTGCCGGCAGCGGACCGGAGAGCGCCTTCGACGCCGAGACGGAACCTGAAGCCGAGGACGACGGCAACGATCAGTCGGCGATCGACGACCTGTTTGCCTCGGGTCCCGATGAGGACCCCCCCTCTGACGACACGCCTCCGGAGGAAACCGAAAGCGGAAACGACCAATCGGCGGTCGACGATCTGTTCGCCTCGCCCACAAACGAGACGGCGGCGCCGGAGGAGGGAGAGACGCCTCCCGACGTCGCCGAGGTCTCGCCGACCATCGAGGCGCCGCCGGCCGGATTCGAGGAGCGTCGCCGCAAGCCGCGCGGCAAGACGGCGCGGCGCGGTGCTTCGACCATCGTGATGATCGATCGGCATCTGTCGACGCCGGTCGCCTCGGTGCTGCTGATCGGATTCCTGGTCATGTTCTGCGTGATCGGGGTGGTCGGTCGCGAGAAGATCGTGGCCACTCTGCCGGATCTGGCAGGAATCTACGAGTTGATCGGCCTGAAGGTGAACCTGCGCGGCCTCGACTTCCAGAACGTCACGGCCCGCCAGGAGATGGACGGGTCGACGCCGGTGTTGGTGGTGGAGGGCGACATCATCAACCTCGACAGCGAGTCCAAGAGCTTGCCGGCGGTTCGCGTCAGCCTCAAGTCGTCGACCGGCCGCGATGTCTATGCCTGGAACTACGCTCTGCCGCAGCTCAGCATCGACCAGATGGGCAAGGTCCATTTCAAGACACGCTTGCTG
- the ftsE gene encoding cell division ATP-binding protein FtsE yields MIRFENVGLRYGTGREVLSDLTFSIAPHSFQFLTGPSGAGKTTLIRLLFLNLKPTRGLISIFGKDTALLRRADMPALRRRIGVVFQDFRLLDHLTTYENVALPYRVLGRDEASYRADVADLLDWVGLGDRKHVYPPVLSGGEKQRAAIARALITKPEFLLADEPTGNVDPPLARRLLRLFLELNRLGTAVLIATHDIGLMDQLDARRMVIENGHLEIYE; encoded by the coding sequence GTGATCAGGTTCGAAAATGTCGGCCTCCGCTACGGTACGGGGCGTGAGGTGCTGAGCGATCTCACATTCTCGATCGCGCCCCATTCCTTCCAGTTCCTGACCGGTCCTTCCGGTGCCGGCAAGACGACTCTGATCCGCCTGCTGTTCCTCAACCTCAAGCCGACGCGCGGCCTCATCTCTATTTTCGGCAAGGACACCGCCCTGCTGAGGCGCGCCGACATGCCGGCTCTTCGTCGCCGCATCGGCGTCGTCTTCCAGGATTTCCGTCTGCTCGACCACCTGACCACCTACGAGAACGTGGCGCTGCCCTATCGGGTGCTCGGCAGGGACGAGGCGAGCTATCGCGCCGACGTCGCCGACCTCTTGGACTGGGTTGGTCTCGGCGATCGCAAGCACGTCTACCCCCCGGTATTGTCCGGCGGCGAGAAGCAGCGCGCCGCCATCGCCCGCGCCCTTATCACCAAGCCGGAGTTCCTTCTCGCCGACGAGCCCACCGGTAACGTCGATCCGCCGCTCGCCCGCCGCCTGCTCCGTCTCTTCCTGGAACTCAATCGCCTCGGCACCGCCGTGCTCATCGCCACCCATGACATCGGCTTGATGGACCAGCTCGACGCGCGGCGCATGGTCATCGAGAACGGCCACCTCGAGATCTACGAATGA
- a CDS encoding cell division protein FtsX encodes MKTSILKPKKGASARKARPGGDMAIASPIVPPQAIAGRTLVLVIAIMTFLAGFTIAVVSVIDRAADAWASDIGREVTIEIRPLDGVAIDAEVEKAVALAQEFPGVGGARGISDAETQRLLEPWLGPGIDLSALPVPRLVVVSIDNAAAFDAKALAEAVGRDIRGGSVDNHALWVDRLSAMASSMVFAGIGLMTLMLVALILSVVFATRAAMAGNRDVIEVLHFCGAEDRFIAGQFQRRFLLFGVEGGAIGGALALLAMMITAWAIGGSAGRPGADQIEALFGRFELPGTAYVLVLALVVAVALLTALTSRLAVRRSLSALD; translated from the coding sequence ATGAAGACGTCGATCCTCAAACCCAAAAAGGGTGCCTCGGCACGCAAGGCGAGGCCCGGCGGCGATATGGCCATCGCCTCGCCGATCGTGCCGCCGCAGGCCATTGCCGGCCGCACGCTGGTGCTGGTCATCGCCATCATGACCTTCCTGGCCGGCTTCACCATCGCCGTCGTCTCGGTCATCGACAGGGCCGCCGATGCCTGGGCATCCGACATCGGCCGCGAGGTGACCATCGAGATCAGGCCGCTCGACGGCGTCGCCATCGACGCCGAGGTGGAGAAAGCGGTGGCCCTCGCCCAGGAGTTCCCCGGCGTCGGTGGCGCCAGAGGCATCAGTGACGCTGAGACGCAGCGCCTGCTGGAGCCATGGCTCGGCCCGGGCATCGATCTCTCGGCCTTGCCGGTACCCCGCCTCGTGGTCGTGTCGATCGACAACGCAGCCGCCTTCGACGCCAAGGCGCTCGCCGAGGCGGTGGGTCGCGACATCCGGGGCGGCAGCGTCGACAACCACGCCCTGTGGGTCGATCGGTTGTCCGCCATGGCATCGTCCATGGTGTTCGCCGGTATCGGCCTGATGACGCTGATGCTTGTGGCGCTGATCCTGTCGGTGGTATTCGCGACGCGCGCCGCCATGGCCGGGAATCGCGACGTCATCGAGGTCCTGCATTTTTGCGGCGCCGAGGATCGCTTCATCGCCGGCCAGTTCCAGCGTCGCTTCCTGCTGTTCGGCGTGGAGGGCGGCGCCATCGGCGGAGCGTTGGCGCTTCTCGCCATGATGATCACCGCCTGGGCGATCGGCGGATCGGCCGGGCGACCGGGGGCCGACCAGATAGAGGCGCTGTTCGGTCGCTTCGAGCTGCCCGGCACGGCCTACGTTCTGGTGCTGGCGCTCGTGGTGGCCGTTGCGCTTCTGACCGCGCTCACGTCGCGTCTTGCCGTGCGGCGGTCGCTGTCCGCGCTCGACTGA
- a CDS encoding YdcF family protein encodes MMESSAPTRETAGRPEEAVGERTRARRSIGVVILAALLIGSGFFFGGFFRFVDTIVNYQTPSPLAADGIVVLTGGAERITGAIELMTAGKARRLLISGVHPETSASRLGRLVEAEPDMMACCVDLDRRAANTIGNALETAKWARRNGFLSLIVVTSAYHMPRSMLELSHAMPDIRLIPYPVTRPGLTLGNWSEDRGVIVLLLQEYLKYTATRLRLSLGGIEGFADVIGGVFG; translated from the coding sequence ATGATGGAATCGTCCGCTCCCACGAGAGAGACGGCAGGCAGGCCCGAGGAAGCCGTCGGTGAGCGCACGCGCGCCCGCCGGTCGATCGGCGTCGTCATCCTTGCCGCGCTGCTCATCGGCAGCGGCTTCTTCTTTGGCGGCTTCTTCCGTTTCGTCGACACCATCGTCAACTACCAGACGCCGTCGCCGCTCGCCGCCGACGGAATCGTCGTGCTGACCGGTGGCGCCGAGCGCATTACCGGGGCCATCGAGCTGATGACTGCCGGCAAGGCGCGGCGCCTCCTGATCTCGGGCGTCCACCCTGAAACGTCAGCGTCCCGGCTTGGCCGCCTGGTCGAAGCGGAACCCGACATGATGGCCTGCTGCGTCGACCTCGACCGGCGCGCCGCCAATACCATCGGCAACGCGCTCGAAACGGCCAAGTGGGCGCGGCGCAACGGCTTCCTGTCGCTGATCGTCGTCACCTCCGCCTATCACATGCCGCGCTCCATGCTGGAACTGTCGCATGCCATGCCGGACATCCGCCTCATCCCCTATCCGGTGACCCGGCCCGGTCTGACGCTCGGCAACTGGTCGGAAGACCGGGGCGTGATCGTGCTTCTCCTGCAGGAATACCTGAAGTATACGGCAACGCGCCTCCGCCTGTCGCTCGGCGGCATCGAGGGCTTCGCCGACGTCATAGGTGGCGTGTTCGGTTAA
- a CDS encoding lysophospholipid acyltransferase family protein has translation MLIRSYLYSFAFFSVTAVMAILGAPFALGGHRGVMMVVKSWTWTLIRLHGLITGTRHEYRHLERIPPGGFILASKHQSTFETLALVPLLADPAFILKRELTWIPVFGWWLKLAGNIAIDRGSPTAALRKVIEGTRAAVASGRQVIIFPEGTRAEAGAKPDYKQGIAQIYKSLDVPVVPVAHNAGTVWPRKARVHRRGTIVVEFLDPIPPGLKPRDMFRKLERDIEAACDRLLVEAAARGDDLPATARTRVAELATSEVAARADT, from the coding sequence ATGCTGATCCGGTCCTATCTCTACAGCTTCGCCTTCTTCTCGGTGACGGCTGTCATGGCCATTCTCGGCGCGCCCTTCGCTCTCGGCGGGCACAGGGGCGTGATGATGGTGGTCAAGTCCTGGACGTGGACGCTGATCCGGCTGCATGGCCTCATCACCGGTACGCGCCACGAGTACCGTCATCTCGAACGCATCCCGCCGGGCGGCTTCATCCTGGCCTCCAAGCATCAGTCGACCTTCGAGACGCTGGCCCTCGTGCCGCTGCTCGCCGACCCCGCCTTCATCCTGAAGCGCGAGCTGACGTGGATTCCGGTATTCGGCTGGTGGCTGAAGCTCGCCGGCAACATTGCCATCGATCGTGGCAGCCCGACGGCCGCGCTCCGGAAGGTGATCGAAGGCACGCGCGCCGCCGTCGCCTCGGGACGGCAGGTGATCATCTTCCCGGAAGGAACCCGCGCCGAGGCCGGCGCGAAACCCGACTACAAGCAGGGCATTGCCCAGATCTACAAATCGCTCGATGTGCCCGTGGTGCCGGTCGCCCACAATGCCGGCACCGTCTGGCCGCGCAAGGCGCGCGTACATCGGCGCGGCACCATCGTGGTCGAATTCCTCGATCCCATTCCACCCGGCCTCAAGCCGCGCGACATGTTCCGGAAGCTGGAACGCGATATCGAGGCCGCCTGCGACCGGTTGCTGGTGGAAGCGGCGGCACGCGGCGACGATCTGCCGGCAACGGCGCGGACCCGTGTCGCCGAGCTCGCCACCTCCGAGGTTGCCGCACGGGCGGACACCTGA
- a CDS encoding gamma-glutamylcyclotransferase, protein MDASIWVFGYGSLMWNPGFPYLRAVQARMHGVRRALCIRSTHYRGTPDSPGLVFGLDRGGSCHGVAFEVAEANREAVIAYLRAREQISMVYHEVVRPARLLSGETVGALVYVANHAHEQYAGGLDFEEMLAIIRGSAGAMGPNVDYVTATLKRLQDMGIRDQALERVVAALAASGPLSPD, encoded by the coding sequence ATGGACGCGAGCATCTGGGTGTTCGGGTATGGCTCACTGATGTGGAATCCCGGCTTTCCATATCTGAGAGCGGTACAGGCGCGGATGCATGGCGTTCGTCGGGCCCTCTGCATACGTTCGACGCATTATCGCGGCACGCCGGACAGCCCAGGTCTGGTGTTCGGTCTCGATCGCGGCGGATCTTGTCACGGCGTCGCCTTCGAAGTGGCCGAGGCAAATCGGGAGGCGGTCATCGCCTATCTCCGCGCCCGCGAGCAGATCTCCATGGTTTATCACGAGGTTGTCCGGCCGGCGAGGCTCCTAAGCGGGGAGACCGTCGGAGCGCTGGTCTACGTTGCCAACCATGCGCACGAGCAATATGCCGGCGGCCTCGATTTCGAGGAGATGCTGGCCATCATCCGTGGCAGTGCCGGCGCGATGGGACCGAACGTCGACTACGTCACCGCCACGCTCAAGCGGCTCCAGGACATGGGCATTCGCGACCAGGCGCTCGAACGGGTGGTCGCCGCGCTCGCGGCGTCGGGCCCGCTCTCACCTGACTGA